A stretch of the Anaeromyxobacter sp. genome encodes the following:
- a CDS encoding mechanosensitive ion channel produces the protein MDDAESRGTLSPTQVAAAAAVVRLAQLERQAPSFLAGLLPAPLLGVGPRGLLWWQWVALPLAAVLALALGWVLAWLTRRALGQVASRTQSTWDDLLLARLAQPVTLFWALVVASGLRPALALDAAFDDALGRGVKAGFFLAVFWGAFRAIDVAFGVLAEAPTTRSNPGLHGLVPLLRKSAKAAALALGMVAVLTELGFQVTSLLAGLGIGGLAVALAAQKTVENLIGSVAIGVDQPFRVGDYVQVDGTQGTVEVVGMRSTRIRTLDRTLVTLPNGKLADMRIESFAARDRFRLSATLGLRYATTAAQMRAILAALAAELAAHPARGPEAPVVRFVALADSSLSVEVMAWLQAADFDEFGRLRGELLLRFMEIVEQGGSGFAFPTRSLHVESLPPGAPPGAPAAPGP, from the coding sequence ATCGACGACGCGGAGTCGAGGGGGACCCTCTCCCCGACGCAGGTCGCGGCGGCGGCCGCGGTGGTCCGGCTGGCGCAGCTGGAGCGCCAGGCGCCCTCCTTCCTGGCGGGGCTCCTGCCGGCCCCGCTGCTCGGGGTCGGCCCCCGCGGCCTGCTCTGGTGGCAGTGGGTGGCGCTGCCGCTGGCAGCCGTGCTCGCCCTGGCGCTGGGGTGGGTGCTCGCCTGGCTGACCCGCCGCGCCCTCGGGCAGGTGGCCTCGCGCACCCAGTCCACCTGGGACGATCTCCTGCTGGCGCGCCTGGCGCAGCCGGTCACGCTCTTCTGGGCGCTGGTGGTGGCCAGCGGCCTCCGGCCGGCCCTGGCCCTCGACGCAGCCTTCGACGACGCGCTGGGGCGCGGGGTCAAGGCCGGCTTCTTCCTGGCGGTCTTCTGGGGCGCCTTCCGCGCCATCGACGTGGCCTTCGGCGTGCTGGCCGAGGCCCCCACCACCCGCTCCAACCCGGGCCTGCACGGCCTGGTGCCGCTCCTGCGCAAGAGCGCCAAGGCGGCGGCGCTGGCCCTGGGGATGGTGGCGGTGCTCACCGAGCTGGGGTTCCAGGTCACCAGCCTGCTGGCCGGCCTCGGCATCGGCGGCCTGGCGGTGGCGCTGGCGGCGCAGAAGACCGTGGAGAACCTCATCGGCTCGGTGGCCATCGGCGTGGACCAGCCGTTCCGGGTGGGCGACTACGTGCAGGTGGACGGCACGCAGGGCACGGTGGAGGTGGTGGGGATGCGGTCCACCCGAATCCGCACCCTCGACCGGACGCTGGTCACCCTGCCCAACGGCAAGCTGGCGGACATGCGCATCGAGTCCTTCGCCGCGCGCGACCGCTTCCGTCTCTCGGCCACGCTGGGGCTGCGCTACGCCACCACCGCGGCGCAGATGCGGGCCATCCTGGCCGCCCTGGCGGCCGAGCTGGCCGCCCACCCGGCCCGCGGGCCGGAGGCGCCGGTGGTCCGCTTCGTCGCCCTGGCCGACTCGAGCCTCTCGGTGGAGGTGATGGCCTGGCTGCAGGCGGCCGACTTCGACGAGTTCGGCCGGCTGCGCGGCGAGCTGCTGCTGCGCTTCATGGAGATCGTGGAGCAGGGCGGCTCGGGCTTCGCCTTCCCGACCCGCAGCCTGCACGTCGAGTCGCTGCCGCCCGGCGCCCCGCCCGGCGCGCCTGCCGCGCCCGGGCCCTGA
- a CDS encoding c-type cytochrome, whose amino-acid sequence MSRRAALALLALAGCAYYEVPRFDAPQRLGGVLVPAETLNRGARAYMTSCRPCHGHLGDGKGPQAVGMAPPPRDLRLGIVSFASVPAGSLWRDEDLVRTVRHGLAGTGMRPWSDVSDQDLEDIVAFVKTLAPRFRTEAPEPAVARSADPWTGRRAEGARRGRAVYHGVARCQACHPAYATPAEIAAFAHAAGVLAEPRPDASQPLSVASDFGRLLRATDFREGPLRAVRPGQEPADLYRAIAAGLGGTAMPTWKGVLPEEDLWALVHYVDALARGEAAR is encoded by the coding sequence GTGAGCCGCCGCGCCGCCCTCGCCCTCCTGGCCCTGGCGGGCTGCGCCTACTACGAGGTCCCGCGCTTCGACGCGCCGCAGCGGCTGGGCGGGGTGCTGGTGCCCGCCGAGACGCTCAACCGCGGCGCCCGCGCCTACATGACCTCCTGCCGCCCGTGCCACGGCCACCTGGGCGACGGCAAGGGCCCGCAGGCGGTGGGCATGGCGCCGCCGCCGCGCGACCTGCGGCTCGGCATCGTCTCCTTCGCCTCGGTGCCGGCCGGCAGCCTGTGGCGCGACGAGGACCTGGTGCGCACCGTCCGCCACGGCCTGGCCGGCACCGGCATGCGGCCCTGGAGCGACGTCTCCGACCAGGACCTGGAGGACATCGTGGCCTTCGTGAAGACCCTGGCGCCCCGCTTCCGCACCGAGGCGCCCGAGCCCGCGGTGGCGCGCTCGGCCGACCCGTGGACGGGCCGCCGCGCCGAGGGCGCCCGGCGTGGCCGGGCCGTCTACCACGGGGTGGCCCGCTGCCAGGCCTGCCACCCGGCCTACGCCACGCCCGCCGAGATCGCCGCCTTCGCCCACGCCGCCGGGGTGCTGGCCGAGCCCAGGCCGGACGCCTCGCAGCCGCTGTCGGTGGCCTCCGACTTCGGCCGCCTGCTGCGGGCCACCGACTTCCGCGAGGGGCCGCTGCGCGCGGTCCGGCCGGGGCAGGAGCCGGCGGACCTGTACCGCGCCATCGCGGCCGGCCTGGGCGGCACCGCCATGCCGACCTGGAAGGGCGTCCTGCCGGAGGAGGACCTGTGGGCCCTGGTCCACTACGTGGACGCGCTGGCGCGCGGCGAGGCCGCGCGGTAG
- a CDS encoding Ig-like domain-containing protein, whose protein sequence is MPTLDRAPAPAVPFLLALALAGLAGCGGPVRVELEPASLKLFGRGQAATLHATPRLAGGQPDQSAVCAWSSSDPAVATVAGAHNSATVTSVAPGTATITCAVGQVRASVTAAVRAVARVAAGPSPAALQLADERRPLLLQVAVFDDQGAPVAGRLVFTRCDDEAVCRGDARGQLWATGEGRTSATVTVEGVSTTLPVVVTDVRTEATRPQVLKRGYMEDLERQVRRREAAEAAAAARAAEAR, encoded by the coding sequence ATGCCCACCCTCGACCGCGCCCCCGCCCCCGCCGTCCCGTTCCTCCTCGCCCTCGCGCTGGCCGGGCTGGCCGGCTGCGGTGGGCCGGTCCGCGTCGAGCTCGAGCCGGCCTCGCTCAAGCTCTTCGGCCGCGGCCAGGCGGCCACGCTGCACGCCACCCCGCGCCTCGCGGGGGGCCAGCCGGACCAGTCGGCCGTCTGTGCCTGGTCCTCCTCGGATCCCGCGGTGGCCACCGTGGCGGGCGCCCACAACTCGGCCACCGTCACCTCGGTGGCCCCGGGCACGGCCACCATCACCTGCGCGGTGGGCCAGGTCAGGGCCAGCGTCACCGCCGCGGTGCGGGCCGTGGCGCGGGTCGCGGCCGGGCCGTCGCCGGCGGCGCTGCAGCTGGCCGACGAGCGCCGGCCGCTGCTGCTGCAGGTGGCGGTCTTCGACGATCAGGGCGCGCCGGTGGCGGGGCGCCTGGTCTTCACCCGCTGCGACGACGAGGCGGTCTGCCGCGGCGACGCGCGCGGCCAGCTCTGGGCCACCGGGGAGGGGCGCACCAGCGCCACCGTGACGGTGGAAGGCGTCAGCACCACGCTGCCGGTGGTGGTGACCGACGTCCGCACCGAGGCCACCCGGCCGCAGGTGCTGAAGCGCGGCTACATGGAGGACCTGGAGCGCCAGGTGCGCCGGCGCGAGGCGGCCGAGGCCGCCGCCGCGGCCAGGGCGGCGGAGGCCCGGTGA
- a CDS encoding tetratricopeptide repeat protein, whose protein sequence is MPGPKRQLSAAELAALEHAFAADPVSDAYRPLTEAYLAAGRFMEAMVVCKKGVKAHPDDPGARVLLARVYADQGKDRKALEELAPTLASYANFAAAHLLAGHLHARLGARAEAEAALRRAAEAAPSDPEVLAALEKHGVVVAPPAPPPPARPAAVEAAPAALEVGVSGATTPAPAPGPSGGRSAGAPAAQPIPTPPPVRRAAGEAYAAALAEKYGTQTHELGPAGAPARRRGAKAAIFGSIGLAVVLALVLGGWYVISVGRKERDEAISRLLKETQELIARDSASGYRSAADKAREILTLDEDSLAGHAFLAYVDALRVAEHAEGDAVKGEAMVQVDAARRIGPHSHLIAAEALLRAGGGDAAAAIADLTRTLEEPARQTALLTGTLGVLLMNAGDLDGARDWLVRAQKTNPSDARLAQQLAEQYRRRGEGYEAQAEAAYQLALRLQKDHVPSLLGRALLLLDRGLYDQAAQSVRQALAGGDVSGRQQALALAVRSSVLYAQGKAAEGAADEKKALELDPQSPDLPWLIGRRQLRDGDTAAAVASIQRAVNGDGKRVAFYVDLTEALLATEGGALRAAELLQKATARAGDHPRIALLLGDAYRAQGDADRARGQYERSIQLGKPFPDARVALARLLRDQKNVPQALAELDLAITEYGQGSPGGAAAAFVEMAETERSRGARPEVLFPLYVKALEKDPARCEALWGAGKLGADAAGEVDEAARPRLERYVQVCPRAASVEAARRLLEGTPAAAPAPAPPARARPKKR, encoded by the coding sequence ATGCCCGGTCCCAAGCGACAGCTCTCGGCCGCGGAGCTCGCGGCCCTGGAGCACGCGTTCGCCGCCGATCCCGTCTCAGACGCCTACCGCCCGCTCACCGAGGCCTACCTGGCCGCCGGTCGGTTCATGGAGGCGATGGTGGTCTGCAAGAAGGGCGTCAAGGCCCACCCCGACGATCCCGGGGCCCGGGTCCTGCTGGCGCGCGTCTACGCCGACCAGGGCAAGGACCGCAAGGCGCTCGAGGAGCTGGCGCCGACGCTGGCGTCCTACGCCAACTTCGCGGCGGCGCACCTGCTGGCCGGCCACCTGCACGCCCGGCTGGGCGCCCGGGCCGAGGCCGAGGCGGCGCTGCGGCGGGCGGCCGAGGCGGCCCCGTCGGATCCCGAGGTGCTGGCCGCGCTGGAGAAGCACGGCGTGGTGGTGGCGCCGCCGGCGCCGCCGCCGCCGGCCCGTCCGGCCGCGGTGGAGGCCGCCCCCGCGGCCCTGGAGGTCGGGGTGTCCGGCGCCACGACGCCGGCTCCAGCCCCCGGACCCTCCGGCGGCCGGTCCGCCGGGGCGCCCGCCGCGCAGCCCATCCCCACGCCGCCGCCGGTGCGGCGCGCCGCCGGCGAGGCCTACGCGGCCGCCCTGGCCGAGAAGTACGGCACCCAGACCCATGAGCTCGGCCCGGCCGGCGCGCCGGCGCGCCGCCGGGGGGCCAAGGCGGCCATCTTCGGCTCCATCGGGCTGGCGGTGGTGCTGGCCCTCGTCCTGGGCGGCTGGTACGTGATCTCGGTCGGCCGCAAGGAGCGCGACGAGGCCATCAGCCGGCTCCTCAAGGAGACCCAGGAGCTGATCGCGCGCGACTCGGCCTCCGGCTACCGGAGCGCCGCCGACAAGGCCAGGGAGATCCTCACGCTCGACGAGGACTCGCTGGCCGGCCACGCCTTCCTGGCCTACGTGGACGCGCTCCGGGTGGCCGAGCACGCCGAGGGCGACGCGGTGAAGGGCGAGGCCATGGTGCAGGTGGACGCGGCCCGCCGGATCGGGCCGCACTCGCACCTCATCGCCGCCGAGGCCCTGCTGCGCGCCGGGGGCGGCGACGCCGCCGCCGCCATCGCCGACCTGACGCGCACCCTGGAGGAGCCGGCGCGCCAGACGGCGCTGCTCACCGGCACGCTGGGCGTGCTGCTCATGAACGCCGGCGATCTCGACGGCGCCCGCGACTGGCTGGTGCGCGCCCAGAAGACCAACCCCAGCGACGCCCGCCTGGCGCAGCAGCTGGCCGAGCAGTACCGGCGCCGCGGCGAGGGGTACGAGGCGCAGGCCGAGGCGGCCTACCAGCTGGCGCTGCGGCTCCAGAAGGACCACGTCCCCTCCTTGCTGGGCCGGGCCCTGCTGCTGCTCGACCGCGGCCTCTACGACCAGGCCGCCCAGTCGGTGCGCCAGGCGCTGGCCGGCGGCGACGTCTCGGGCCGGCAGCAGGCGCTGGCGCTGGCCGTCCGCAGCTCGGTGCTCTACGCGCAGGGCAAGGCCGCCGAGGGCGCCGCCGACGAGAAGAAGGCGCTGGAGCTCGACCCGCAGAGCCCCGACCTCCCCTGGCTCATCGGCCGCCGCCAGCTGCGCGACGGCGACACCGCCGCCGCGGTGGCCTCCATCCAGCGGGCCGTCAACGGCGACGGCAAGCGGGTGGCCTTCTACGTCGATCTCACCGAGGCGCTGCTGGCCACCGAGGGCGGCGCCCTGCGGGCCGCCGAGCTCCTGCAGAAGGCCACCGCCCGCGCCGGCGACCACCCCCGCATCGCCCTGCTGCTGGGCGACGCCTACCGGGCGCAGGGCGACGCCGACCGGGCGCGCGGGCAGTACGAGCGCTCCATCCAGCTGGGCAAGCCGTTCCCCGACGCCCGGGTGGCGCTGGCGCGGCTGCTGCGCGACCAGAAGAACGTGCCCCAGGCGCTGGCCGAGCTCGACCTGGCCATCACCGAGTACGGGCAGGGGAGCCCTGGCGGCGCCGCCGCGGCCTTCGTGGAGATGGCGGAGACCGAGCGGTCGCGCGGGGCCAGGCCGGAGGTGCTCTTCCCGCTCTACGTGAAGGCGCTGGAGAAGGACCCGGCGCGCTGCGAGGCGCTCTGGGGGGCCGGCAAGCTGGGCGCGGACGCCGCCGGCGAGGTGGACGAGGCGGCGCGCCCGCGGCTGGAGCGCTACGTGCAGGTCTGCCCGCGGGCGGCCAGCGTGGAGGCGGCCCGACGGCTGCTCGAGGGCACGCCCGCCGCCGCGCCGGCGCCCGCCCCGCCGGCCAGGGCCAGGCCGAAGAAGCGCTGA
- a CDS encoding sulfatase-like hydrolase/transferase produces MAAELPPPAAPGAEAPAAPAPPAAPLVAAAAPVPSAAWPTALLALGLAAPKVVQWGLPEADWDRVGEYLTDLATSTHEDLLFALGSGAAFQAAAWAARRRPGLARALDRLLLAWGAACVAFAVASVQIFASLRSPLTYPLLYLAGDLASMRSSLDAFVDWRLVAGVLLAPAAYLVAVAAARRLRPWPAAPGRLALVALAAGLLGLVGFGWATAEGRWSDRSDRLIARSPHLAFLGSCLEELTGQHAESMDVPYGPEDLKDFELPAARTRQARRPLPGKPPTNVILLVLESTGTRYLQAYGSRYRTTPNLVAESRHLLAFDAFYSHVGLTSNAMAAITLSVFPYMTWREYTVEYPRLPGKTLAQLFKAEGRRTAFLHTGDLDYVNQRGFLEGRGFDVLWDFRDLGAAERLSSWGGEDRHLVDSLFRFVDQAKGKPFYVMAWTIQSHHPYDPSPDRPLVDFFGADLPPDDYDLGRYLNTLLEADRQLGRLFAGLRERNLADDTLVVITGDHGEAFGSPHQTWGHGFRLYDEGIKVPLLVWSPRLIKKGRHLPTVGSHVDLNPTVADLAGLAGDASWHGRSMFDPGRPPRAYFYAANDDYLLGVREDQFKYVYNLTAGREELYDLAADPDEQVNVAPLHPLKCQRLRQRVAAWREHEARHMEQLRAATPPAPPDRE; encoded by the coding sequence GTGGCGGCTGAGCTCCCGCCGCCGGCCGCGCCGGGGGCCGAGGCGCCCGCCGCTCCCGCCCCCCCAGCCGCCCCGCTGGTGGCCGCCGCCGCGCCGGTGCCCTCCGCCGCCTGGCCCACCGCCCTGCTGGCGCTCGGCCTGGCGGCGCCCAAGGTGGTGCAGTGGGGCCTGCCCGAGGCGGACTGGGACCGCGTCGGGGAGTACCTCACCGACCTGGCCACCAGCACCCACGAGGACCTGCTCTTCGCCCTGGGGAGCGGCGCCGCCTTCCAGGCGGCCGCCTGGGCGGCGCGCCGGCGCCCCGGCCTGGCCCGCGCCCTCGACCGGCTGCTGCTGGCCTGGGGCGCCGCCTGCGTGGCCTTCGCGGTGGCCAGCGTCCAGATCTTCGCCTCCCTGCGCTCACCGCTCACCTACCCGCTCCTCTACCTGGCCGGCGACCTGGCCAGCATGCGCTCCTCCCTGGACGCCTTCGTCGACTGGCGGCTGGTGGCCGGGGTGCTGCTGGCGCCGGCCGCCTACCTGGTGGCCGTGGCGGCGGCGCGCCGCCTCCGCCCCTGGCCGGCGGCGCCTGGCCGCCTGGCGCTGGTCGCGCTGGCGGCCGGGCTGCTCGGCCTGGTGGGCTTCGGCTGGGCCACCGCCGAGGGGCGCTGGAGCGACCGCTCCGACCGCCTCATCGCCCGCAGCCCGCACCTGGCCTTCCTGGGGTCCTGCCTGGAGGAGCTGACCGGGCAGCACGCCGAGTCCATGGACGTCCCCTACGGCCCGGAGGACCTGAAGGACTTCGAGCTGCCGGCGGCGCGCACCCGGCAGGCGCGGCGGCCGCTGCCCGGCAAGCCCCCCACGAACGTCATCCTGCTGGTGCTGGAGAGCACCGGCACCCGCTACCTGCAGGCCTACGGCAGCCGCTACCGCACCACCCCGAACCTGGTGGCCGAGTCGCGGCACCTGCTGGCCTTCGACGCCTTCTACAGCCACGTGGGGCTGACCTCCAACGCCATGGCGGCCATCACGCTCTCGGTCTTCCCCTACATGACCTGGCGCGAGTACACGGTGGAGTACCCCCGCCTGCCCGGGAAGACGCTGGCCCAGCTCTTCAAGGCCGAGGGGCGCCGCACCGCCTTCCTGCACACCGGCGACCTCGACTACGTCAACCAGCGCGGCTTCCTCGAGGGCCGCGGCTTCGACGTCCTGTGGGACTTCCGCGACCTGGGCGCCGCCGAGCGGCTCTCCTCCTGGGGTGGCGAGGACCGGCACCTGGTGGACTCGCTCTTCCGCTTCGTCGACCAGGCCAAGGGCAAGCCCTTCTACGTGATGGCCTGGACCATCCAGAGCCACCACCCCTACGACCCCAGCCCCGACCGGCCCCTGGTGGACTTCTTCGGCGCGGACCTCCCGCCCGACGACTACGACCTGGGGCGCTACCTCAACACCCTGCTCGAGGCGGACCGCCAGCTGGGCCGCCTCTTCGCCGGGCTGCGGGAGCGCAACCTGGCGGACGACACCCTGGTGGTCATCACCGGCGATCACGGCGAGGCCTTCGGCTCGCCCCACCAGACCTGGGGCCACGGCTTCCGGCTCTACGACGAGGGGATCAAGGTGCCGCTGCTGGTCTGGAGCCCGCGCCTGATCAAGAAGGGCCGCCACCTGCCCACCGTGGGCAGCCACGTGGACCTCAACCCCACCGTGGCCGACCTGGCCGGCCTGGCCGGCGACGCCTCCTGGCACGGCCGCAGCATGTTCGACCCGGGCCGGCCACCGCGGGCCTACTTCTACGCGGCCAACGACGACTACCTGCTGGGCGTGCGCGAGGATCAGTTCAAGTACGTCTACAACCTGACCGCCGGGCGCGAGGAGCTCTACGACCTGGCGGCCGATCCCGACGAGCAGGTCAACGTGGCGCCCCTCCACCCGCTCAAGTGCCAGCGGCTGCGGCAGCGCGTCGCGGCCTGGCGCGAGCACGAGGCCCGCCACATGGAGCAGCTGCGCGCGGCCACCCCGCCCGCCCCCCCCGACCGGGAGTAG
- a CDS encoding DMT family transporter: MVLLCALWGLQQVAIKVAAPDVAPIMQVALRSGLSAGLVFLWSRARGVPLSLRDGTLGPGLAAGALFAAEFLFVAEGLRRTSASHMAVFLYTAPIFTALGLHLTVRAERLGRLQWIGIAVAFAGIAVAFGGGLGVPPGGAAPGAGGGDALTALSGDLLAVLAGAAWGGTTVVIRTSRLSDAPPAQTLLYQLVGGFALLLAAAALTGQAGQVSLTGVALGSLLFQGVVISFASYLAWFWLLTRYLASRLSVFSFMTPLFGVTFGVLLLGEPLSGAFLVGAALVLLGITLVSGAGLLRRLA, translated from the coding sequence ATGGTGCTCCTGTGCGCCCTGTGGGGGCTGCAGCAGGTGGCCATCAAGGTGGCGGCGCCGGACGTCGCGCCCATCATGCAGGTGGCGCTCCGCTCCGGCCTCTCGGCGGGGCTGGTCTTCCTCTGGTCCCGCGCCCGCGGCGTGCCGCTCTCGCTGCGCGACGGCACCCTCGGCCCCGGGCTGGCGGCCGGCGCGCTCTTCGCCGCCGAGTTCCTCTTCGTGGCCGAGGGGCTGCGGCGCACCTCGGCCTCGCACATGGCGGTCTTCCTCTACACCGCCCCCATCTTCACGGCGCTGGGGCTCCACCTGACGGTGCGGGCCGAGCGGCTGGGGCGGCTCCAGTGGATCGGCATCGCGGTGGCCTTCGCCGGCATCGCGGTGGCCTTCGGCGGCGGGCTGGGCGTCCCGCCGGGCGGCGCCGCGCCCGGGGCCGGCGGCGGCGACGCCCTGACGGCGCTCTCCGGCGACCTGCTGGCGGTGCTGGCCGGCGCCGCCTGGGGCGGCACCACGGTGGTCATCCGCACCTCGCGCCTCTCCGACGCCCCGCCGGCCCAGACCCTGCTGTACCAGCTGGTGGGCGGCTTCGCCCTGCTGCTGGCGGCCGCGGCGCTCACCGGGCAGGCCGGCCAGGTCTCCCTCACCGGCGTGGCGCTGGGCAGCCTGCTCTTCCAGGGCGTGGTGATCTCCTTCGCCAGCTACCTGGCCTGGTTCTGGCTCCTGACCCGCTACCTGGCCTCGCGCCTCTCGGTCTTCTCCTTCATGACCCCGCTCTTCGGCGTCACCTTCGGGGTCCTGCTGCTCGGCGAGCCGCTCTCCGGCGCCTTCCTGGTGGGCGCGGCGCTGGTGCTGCTGGGCATCACGCTGGTGAGCGGGGCCGGCCTGCTGCGCCGCCTCGCCTGA
- a CDS encoding ChbG/HpnK family deacetylase has protein sequence MTVLIVNADDFGYSRGINRGVVEAFDRGIVTSTSLMVDAPQAAEAAALARARPGLSLGLHVNFTNEEERLVEFTDPAACRADLLRQVARFEALVGGPPSHLDSHQHVHRGHTPRPIFREVAARLGVHLRDEPPVVYKGGFYGQWQHGVSEPDKIGVPFLARMLRQELAEGAYELCVHPGYYDEAASFVYHRDRELELATLTDPSIRALVDELGIRLVGWRGLQGVAPEPGRGG, from the coding sequence GTGACGGTCCTGATCGTCAACGCCGACGACTTCGGCTACAGCCGCGGCATCAACCGCGGCGTCGTCGAGGCCTTCGACCGGGGCATCGTCACCTCCACCAGCCTGATGGTGGACGCGCCGCAGGCCGCCGAGGCGGCGGCCCTGGCGCGGGCGCGCCCGGGGCTCTCGCTGGGGCTGCACGTCAACTTCACCAACGAGGAGGAGCGGCTGGTCGAGTTCACCGATCCGGCCGCCTGCCGCGCCGACCTCCTGCGCCAGGTGGCGCGCTTCGAGGCCCTGGTGGGGGGGCCGCCCAGCCACCTCGACTCCCACCAGCACGTGCACCGCGGCCACACCCCGCGCCCCATCTTCCGGGAGGTGGCCGCCCGGCTGGGGGTCCACCTGCGCGACGAGCCGCCGGTGGTCTACAAGGGCGGCTTCTACGGCCAGTGGCAGCACGGCGTCTCGGAGCCCGACAAGATCGGCGTCCCCTTCCTGGCCAGGATGCTCCGCCAGGAGCTGGCCGAGGGCGCCTACGAGCTGTGCGTGCACCCGGGCTACTACGACGAGGCCGCCAGCTTCGTGTACCACCGCGACCGCGAGCTGGAGCTGGCCACCCTCACCGATCCCTCCATCCGGGCGCTGGTGGACGAGCTGGGCATCCGGCTGGTGGGGTGGCGCGGGCTGCAGGGCGTGGCGCCGGAGCCCGGCCGTGGCGGCTGA
- a CDS encoding metallophosphoesterase → MPPAPPRDLYVVSDLHLGRGRRPETRRWSRLETFLYDDDFLAFCRWLCRDAQGHAALVLNGDVFDFLRIEPDPAPGARATERRFGPPATPEVAAGMAADILVGHPQFLDGLCVVLAAGHEVILLPGNHDLESQTDEVRAVVRRAVEARLSALRAPPGAAERLRFEAWFLFEPGRVWIEHGCQYDPENAFRYHLRRGLSRQAAESAAEGDLPLGNFFQRYLYNAFGSITFIVPSTRANYRYFRWLLANEPRLLLQVTFSHARFLAQLLRRLARMPVDGWREEAEQAHQAELAALAGRPGLGEALRAVDALKATGADAVQAMSGMVRQGTRVGVGVLGVAVLALGVFSASSVAIGALEAGVGWKALLSLLLYLLFAAMTAVGLVAAAMRMPRDEPPHHQRDAAARVAALVGVPLVVFGHTHEEVVEPLALPAGPGWYFNTGTWIAVFTHDVLLPRERVQLTFLRVRGADAELLRYSPGRDAALAVVLLEEDPRDPFA, encoded by the coding sequence GTGCCCCCCGCCCCGCCGCGCGACCTGTACGTCGTCTCGGACCTGCACCTGGGGCGCGGCCGCAGGCCCGAGACGCGCCGCTGGTCCCGCCTCGAGACCTTCCTCTACGACGACGACTTCCTGGCCTTCTGCCGCTGGCTCTGCCGCGACGCGCAGGGCCACGCCGCGCTGGTCCTGAACGGCGACGTCTTCGACTTCCTGCGCATCGAGCCGGACCCGGCCCCCGGCGCCCGCGCCACCGAGCGGCGCTTCGGGCCGCCGGCCACCCCCGAGGTGGCGGCCGGCATGGCGGCGGACATCCTGGTGGGCCACCCCCAGTTCCTGGACGGCCTGTGCGTCGTGCTGGCCGCCGGCCACGAGGTGATCCTCCTGCCGGGGAACCACGACCTGGAGAGCCAGACCGACGAGGTCCGCGCGGTGGTGCGGCGGGCCGTGGAGGCCCGGCTCAGCGCCCTGCGGGCGCCGCCGGGCGCCGCCGAGCGGCTGCGCTTCGAGGCCTGGTTCCTGTTCGAGCCGGGGCGGGTCTGGATCGAGCACGGCTGCCAGTACGACCCGGAGAACGCCTTCCGCTACCACCTGCGGCGCGGCCTGTCGCGGCAGGCGGCCGAGTCGGCGGCCGAGGGCGACCTGCCGCTGGGCAACTTCTTCCAGCGCTACCTCTACAACGCCTTCGGCTCCATCACCTTCATCGTCCCCTCCACCCGCGCCAACTACCGCTACTTCCGCTGGCTGCTGGCCAACGAGCCGCGCCTGCTCCTGCAGGTCACCTTCAGCCACGCCCGCTTCCTGGCCCAGCTGCTCCGGCGCCTGGCCCGGATGCCGGTGGACGGCTGGCGGGAGGAGGCGGAGCAGGCCCACCAGGCCGAGCTGGCGGCGCTGGCCGGCCGCCCAGGCCTGGGGGAGGCGCTGCGTGCGGTGGACGCCCTCAAGGCCACCGGCGCCGACGCGGTGCAGGCCATGAGCGGGATGGTGCGCCAGGGGACGCGGGTCGGGGTGGGCGTCCTCGGGGTGGCGGTGCTGGCGCTGGGCGTCTTCTCGGCCTCCTCGGTGGCCATCGGCGCGCTGGAGGCCGGGGTGGGGTGGAAGGCCCTGCTGTCGCTGCTGCTCTACCTGCTCTTCGCGGCCATGACCGCGGTGGGGCTGGTGGCCGCGGCGATGCGCATGCCGCGCGACGAGCCCCCCCACCACCAGCGCGACGCCGCCGCCAGGGTGGCGGCGCTGGTGGGCGTGCCGCTGGTGGTCTTCGGCCACACCCACGAGGAGGTGGTGGAGCCCCTGGCGCTCCCGGCCGGCCCGGGCTGGTACTTCAACACCGGCACCTGGATCGCGGTCTTCACCCACGACGTGCTCCTGCCGCGCGAGCGGGTGCAGCTCACCTTCCTCAGGGTCCGCGGCGCCGACGCCGAGCTGCTGCGCTACAGCCCCGGGCGCGACGCCGCGCTGGCGGTGGTGCTGCTGGAAGAGGACCCGCGGGACCCGTTCGCCTGA